A window of Gambusia affinis linkage group LG03, SWU_Gaff_1.0, whole genome shotgun sequence genomic DNA:
GTCTCTGCTGTCACACAGACCACTCAGAGGCCCTGGGAGGCCAAAGCGACCCGTATAATGCTACTCCAGGTCACAATCACTTCTTCATTATggcttaagaaaaaataaatttctgtgttgtttttagaaattaaaggaAACAAGAATGTCATGCCTTCTTACATAAACATGTGAAAGCATAGGGAGAGAATATAAGTAGGTTTTCTCGCTCTCTTAGTTATAacaagctgatttttattttttatttttttgaaaggtTTCCTTAGAAGAGGGCTTTAATTGAAGACGTTTTTCATTGACGTGCTTACTGGTTTTAGCACTTTGATGCTAAAAGAATATGAGCACTAAACTTCTGAATGGCTGCACAATATTTGTTGCTAAGACCCCACTTCATCTTTTATTTAGTACGATGCTCTTTCTGAATCAGAGGGATAGGATGCAATCAGTGAGAGCACATAGAGGAGTAAATTGTAGAGATGTCttattgtgatgtttttcaTAAGACAatcattttctctgaatttgtgcatattttatatCGCTAACAttagtttgaaaagtttgaaaagtttcttgttttttctgctgccttttatttttccagaccAAAATACCATTAACACATGACTGAAACAAGATCTTTACATACACTGTGTGTAAAGACACATAACCcgttttctctctgtctgataTCTATTTAAACTAAATTGTTCCTGTTTCAGGTCAGTTTGGATTGCCAAAATAGTTTGTAGAATGATAGAAttataaagaatgtttttagCAATTACTTTCTTCTGAATCAAAAGTTTACACACAGAATAATAACCATAAATTTAAACAGCTTTGGTATCTGGATTTTGTAAGTTTCTAATTAACTTAAGGGCACAGATACAGAGGAGACACATGTCAGCAACATCTCAAACATACCGCTTAAAGTGCatttcataaaagcaaaaatttatGTTCCAAATGAACAATAACCCCAAGTATacagataaattatttacagagtGGCTTTAGGACGagaaagtcaaatgttttggaGTGACCATCACAAAGCCCTGATCTCAGACTAATTATACAATTTTATTCAGTCCtaagaaaatatgtgaaaaatgtctgaagTTGAGGAAAGTTAAACAACagccttaaaaatgtttattcttatTCTGGTAGTTAAcaagtcatttttaattattatttattgtatgtAAATACTGCAGTTTTTGTCTGTGACATCTGCAAAGGTTTGAATATGTGAATGCAAAAGATGCTGTAGAAGAACATATCATGAAAACATGATGTATTTGCTCTGCAGATTACAGATGGAGTCCAGAGCTTGGAGGCCATGGAGTATCAGTCCATCCCTGCGCTCAGTTCAACACTCAGGTTAACAACAGATTTATAAAGCATTGACTGCTTAACACTGTTTCGATCTTTACAGAATCACcaaactttacatttacagttaaataatttttactgtTATAGCTTATTACTAATTCGtgttttcatattattgtgTGCATTTTTACTAACTTGTTAATTTTCTAAGTTGTTAACTTTCTTAGGCCTGGAGCAAAGCTACAGTTGCAAGGCAAGATGGTTTGTAGACTTGGTGTTTTGCTTTTGGGGCCGTCCAATGTAAAGATCCTGGGTGGTGAAGTAGAGGACTTAGTGGAGAGGAATACTCAGGTTAGCTGTACATAGAAATATTGgatttttcatgtatttgttCTGAATCTTTAAAATTCattctttctgtatttctatGAGTAGAACACAATAATTGCGCACATCTATTATTCCACGACAGGGCCGGGTGTTGTGCCGGACCCTGGGCCTCCCAGAGGCAGAGCAGCAACCAGATGAAGAGGCTTCGATACAACCACGACAAGGTGGAGCCACAAGAGTttatggatctttttttttttttccttcccctccagggggtctttttgtgggctctagtgtcccttatatgacagtaggctgacaagagaggggggaagacatgcggcaaatgtcggtcgggcccgggaatcgaacccgcgacggccgcgtcgaggactaaaggcctccaaatgtgggtcgcgctatcccctacgccaccacagtaCGCCCCAGAGTTTATGGATCTTTGATGAAGGGCGATATGAATTTCCATGTTTCCACTATATTTTGTGGTACCATTATGTTAGTGACAAGAgggatgtcaaaaaaaaaaaattattacttttcagtcttattttaagtaactGGCTGTGACTACATGCCACAGCAATGACTGCCCCACAAATGCTGCTCTTGAAATATATATTCACATTTGAAATTGGCTTTTTCAgaacaccagtcacataaagaagtttgatttgtatcactaagctgcatacagtaactgcatttaatcatatatTCTCATTTActcatatttattgatgctctcacggaacaaacagtggaacaaacaataataacaattttgaaaatactgTCAGTTTTTCAATTTAGTATGGcaacaataaatctaaattcttatcataaaatatttttcataataatCACTACAATAATTATCAAGTCATACTAAGTTAATTTGTTATAATAAAACAGCTAGATGAGAATAACCCGtcttttgtaataaaaatgatcataatttatttttttggtctgtGAAGACAACCAGGCAGTGGAGGACCTGGAGGTGGACGATGCAGAGCTGTTGGCCAGTCTGGAGGAACACAGTGAGGCTGAAGTCATTCAGGTTCAGCCATCTAGAGATAGTGGTTATGGGACCGTGCAGGAGACCTTGACTCTGTCCTCCATCCTTGGAGACTTTGTCTCATTCAGGTCAGTGGGCAACTGTCCCAATATGCTgtgcttaattattttttgtactgttatATATGAGTGAAATTAAATAGTTTACATAATCGTCTTTGAAGAAAATGGGCAAAATGTTGGGGTGACATGTCTGTGGGTGTTCTCAGGTTCCCATTATTATCATGCCACTTGGTACAACAAATGCAATATCTACTCTATGTAACATCTCCACTCTGTCTTTTAACTCTCAGAGTTTCCAGTTAGGCCTTTCTGGTGACTGTCCTTCTTCCAGATCGAATAATTTACATCCCAATTCCTGTCCATCACATTAAAGACCAAATCATGCCCAAATTTAACAATTTCTTCCAGGTGCCTCATTGTTTTGTCAGTTGGTGTGTATATGCTGAAAAACAAGCTCCATGTGTCTTGGCAAAGGGTTGCGGTAGAGATGGACCAATTAGTTCAATATTTTAGACAATTTTATCTACTGTAGTTTAAGGTGTTGTAAAGTTTGGTATCAGAACATAATTTTCTTGCCTTCTTGCCATAATAAGTAtataattatttgtttgaaacagAGGTGACAGCACAACGCCTGCAAGAGAGTAGTCACTGTAAACCAagattttatatgtattttaaaacaaagacaaaattattactattattgtttAGGCTCTTATAGTTATTACCACATCGTTAAACCAAATTAGCTTAGCCCTCAGATTTCCAAACAAGCATTTAACACTTCCAGATAATATTCCATGACAGACAGAGATTGAAAACTCAGGATGACAAAACAGAGCAATTTTACCATAAGACATTCAGCCTTCCTGGTGTTTgttgaaagtcttgctctctcgcTTCCTCACAGCCTGAATAAACCACAGACgtgttttagaaaacacagtTGCCCATAAAATAGCCTTTTAAATTTCTGTGCAGTCCTattatgatattttaaaaacgAAATACTGACCTAGCAAAAATAAGTCTTCCTCATTCAGTAACAAATTCCCATGCCAACCATGTCAGTGCCTAGCCTTTGTTGTACTTATGTTTACAGGTTCGAAGAAAAGTTGAGATTTTTCAGTTTCCAACAGACTGGTCATGCTGGAAATCCTTTTGTTCTGTTCGTCTACTAATTTTTTGTTGTATGTCTAGATTAAATTATAACAACAATTAACAATTTTTGCCAAAGTTTATAAACTATGTTGTTATAGTTCCATAAATGCAAATGTAGCAAGTTGGGGGGTGTAATCTTGCAGCAGTTACTGTATATCTCAATAGAAACCTtttctttgcaatattttaaaaaataatcgatttatttgtatcttttaggAGTCAAACTTCCACCCCTTTTCACAGAACTAATTCAACACAAACTAACAGGAGTGGGTCAGTTCGAAGAAACGAGAATGACGAGGACCTCGTTGAGTTGCTCCACTCTGATGTGATGGATCAAAATAGCCAAGAAGACAACATGGCAGACAATGAATTTCCTGATGAAGATTTTCCCCTGGACGAGTTAGACAGCGTTATATTACAGGAAAGTGGAAATGTTGACAACGATCATAGAAGCACACATCAGAATAACAGAATATTAGAAAATCAAAGCAGTGTGGAAAGAGCAACAAAAGCCCAACCTGTTCGGTTTGAGGCACCAACTTCACATGGGTCTGGGACATTTGAGGGATCTGTTCCCTCCAGATCCCTGAAGAGAGATCATCAAGGATTCAGCAGGGAGGCTTCAACGACATCCAAAGCCTTCTTTTCTCCATCAGTTTTAGAGCCATCGAAAGAGTTAGGGTTGGGTGTTGATGACGATTTTATGGATGAAGACATGGACTGTCTTTTTCAAGAGGTTGAACCCAATCCAGTGCAAAGAGAGAAGTCTGGGGGACTGGCTCAAATCTCTGCTAAAGAACAGTTTGGAAGAGATAGAGAAAGCAATACCAGCTCCGGCCTTTCCTGGATGTCCCCAAAATCTGTGACTGGAACATCTCAAGAGAAAATTCACAGTTTAAACACTGCAGGTGACCCCAGCTTTCCTGTACTCACTCTGACCTCTGTACCTTTTACCTATTTATGCTTACTTGACAAGCTTATGTCTAAACCATGTTCACAACCCACTGAGATCTGCGTCAAAGCCTTCATTGTGACTCTGCTGGGAAAGCTGACCAGCAGTAATGGAATCTGGAGTGTTTCTGCTTCTATATCTGATGGAACTGGTTACCTGGATGTGGAGTTATCCAATGAGGTTTTGACAGGCTTACTGGGGTTCTCCGTAGCAGAGAAGACGGCTCTAAAGCGTGACCCGTCACGCAGGGGGGAGCTAGACTCCGGGATGCAGAGATGCCAGGAAGAGCTGGTGGACATGTGCTGCATCATGACGATCGTTGTGAAGCCAGGCGACGGGAGAGCTGTGGTGGCCAAGGCTCAACCAGTCAGCGAGAGAGTACTGCGGGAGTTGGAGCAGAGGGTGAGGGAAAGTAAACGCAGCTGAGTGGAAGTGGGTGAAATTGAGAAAATTACCTCCAATGGAAATGTTAAATTGCCCTTCGGCAGAGATGAAAAATTGGCAATAAAGCTATGATCAAAATTGATGATCAACCTGCCCCTCTGCCACATTTTTGACAGCAGAAGGTGTGAACTGGGAGTCTGATGATCTGATGATCTTGTGTTGCAATGCATCCCATCTGCTATATGCGAACGCAGCATTCTGCTGTTTTGCATTAGAGGGTTTAATCCTTCTATTTATTGTGGTCTTACAGGCTGTAAATCTACTGTGTTGTGTTTAGTTTACAGAAGAAAGAGGGTATCTAAATACTCACATGTACCTATTAACTGAATGTTGGTTTAAACAACCCAGTTTTAAGCATGACACATTCTGTGTAACATTGAAAACTACACGGAGAGAAGAGTGGAGACGAGAGTAGAGGTTCGGGGGTGTTCATGTTCTGATTACAGTAATGAATTGCCAGTCTATGCATTCATGCAGCACGACCATTACTTTTCACTGAAAAGTGATTGAATAGGCAAGGGCAGCATGGGTCTTTAATAAACTTCCTCAGAGGAGAATGAAAGGAAAGCGGGGGATAAAGGAGAGGCGATGAGCTTTGATTATTTCTGTCCTCTCCAGAGCCACGTCcatggttttggttttaaatgtagtgatgtgtttgtttttttttgctctaagtactggaaataaaaagatatcAAAAGGTTTATCATATCAGactttgcttcatgtttttttcacttgtaGTATCTGTGAGCTTGGGGAACATATCCATTTAAGCTTCCTTTTAGTAACTAAGTTACGATTGCGCTGACGTGTTACAAAACCAGCTTTTTCTCTCCTACTTCATATGGTTTGTAACAGTTTTGTTATAGTGGAAACACCTTACTGCTAATATTGACGGGTCTAACCTTACCCATCCCATAATTTGCGCAAGGTTTGTAACATTTATCTGTACTTTTTATCCATCACCTTTTTCACAGgatattagtttttaaattgttcttcTTAAAGCCAAAGGTCTTTCCTTTGTCTTCTATGCATTCAAAATGAGGTAATTGTTCAAAACCCTTCCACAAAGCAGTCCTCTCAATCTCTGCACCCATCTAATGTATTTAAACAC
This region includes:
- the rmi1 gene encoding recQ-mediated genome instability protein 1, producing the protein MAPETPSVVRATQAWLQSSRHVQVPFAWLEACVEWIQGEAGGADHLSQQQINQQVLDQWLLTDLRDLDHPVLPEGLAQAQKTELSGTFCVQVDSLLDVSQPAYGQLQKWRGTDCTNDEVSAVTQTTQRPWEAKATRIMLLQITDGVQSLEAMEYQSIPALSSTLRPGAKLQLQGKMVCRLGVLLLGPSNVKILGGEVEDLVERNTQGRVLCRTLGLPEAEQQPDEEASIQPRQDNQAVEDLEVDDAELLASLEEHSEAEVIQVQPSRDSGYGTVQETLTLSSILGDFVSFRSQTSTPFHRTNSTQTNRSGSVRRNENDEDLVELLHSDVMDQNSQEDNMADNEFPDEDFPLDELDSVILQESGNVDNDHRSTHQNNRILENQSSVERATKAQPVRFEAPTSHGSGTFEGSVPSRSLKRDHQGFSREASTTSKAFFSPSVLEPSKELGLGVDDDFMDEDMDCLFQEVEPNPVQREKSGGLAQISAKEQFGRDRESNTSSGLSWMSPKSVTGTSQEKIHSLNTAGDPSFPVLTLTSVPFTYLCLLDKLMSKPCSQPTEICVKAFIVTLLGKLTSSNGIWSVSASISDGTGYLDVELSNEVLTGLLGFSVAEKTALKRDPSRRGELDSGMQRCQEELVDMCCIMTIVVKPGDGRAVVAKAQPVSERVLRELEQRVRESKRS